Proteins from a single region of Sesamum indicum cultivar Zhongzhi No. 13 linkage group LG5, S_indicum_v1.0, whole genome shotgun sequence:
- the LOC105162870 gene encoding uncharacterized protein LOC105162870 isoform X2 produces the protein MLSSLSLPIINGGQLSSSGFRTSVGLKWGLQREQDVRLSPRRTRSQAIRVLANPNVSPDKQKSNKEVVMVDPLEAKRLAAKQMEKIKAKEKFKKRRQIEAINGAWAMIGLTAGLVIEGHTGNSILAQLAGYWAALVGFFMR, from the exons ATGTTGTCTTCTTTGTCACTGCCCATTATCAATGGAGGGCAACTGTCTTCCTCTGGTTTTCGCACTTCTGTTGGTCTCAA GTGGGGTTTGCAAAGAGAGCAAGATGTGAGATTGTCTCCTCGAAGAACAAGGAGTCAAGCAATCCGTGTCCTGGCAAATCCAAAT GTATCTCCAGATAAACAGAAGTCAAACAAAGAAGTTGTTATGGTTGATCCTTTGGAAGCCAAGAGATTAGCAGCAAAACagatggaaaaaattaaagcaaaagaGAAGTTCAAA AAACGTCGTCAAATTGAAGCAATCAACGGCGCATGGGCCATGATCGGGCTTACTGCAGGATTAGTCATTGAAGGTCACACTGGAAACAGCATTCTAGCTCAG TTGGCTGGATACTGGGCTGCTCTTGTTGGTTTCTTCATGAGATAG
- the LOC105162870 gene encoding uncharacterized protein LOC105162870 isoform X1: MLSSLSLPIINGGQLSSSGFRTSVGLNCSLFSRWGLQREQDVRLSPRRTRSQAIRVLANPNVSPDKQKSNKEVVMVDPLEAKRLAAKQMEKIKAKEKFKKRRQIEAINGAWAMIGLTAGLVIEGHTGNSILAQLAGYWAALVGFFMR; the protein is encoded by the exons ATGTTGTCTTCTTTGTCACTGCCCATTATCAATGGAGGGCAACTGTCTTCCTCTGGTTTTCGCACTTCTGTTGGTCTCAA CTGCTCTCTATTTTCCAGGTGGGGTTTGCAAAGAGAGCAAGATGTGAGATTGTCTCCTCGAAGAACAAGGAGTCAAGCAATCCGTGTCCTGGCAAATCCAAAT GTATCTCCAGATAAACAGAAGTCAAACAAAGAAGTTGTTATGGTTGATCCTTTGGAAGCCAAGAGATTAGCAGCAAAACagatggaaaaaattaaagcaaaagaGAAGTTCAAA AAACGTCGTCAAATTGAAGCAATCAACGGCGCATGGGCCATGATCGGGCTTACTGCAGGATTAGTCATTGAAGGTCACACTGGAAACAGCATTCTAGCTCAG TTGGCTGGATACTGGGCTGCTCTTGTTGGTTTCTTCATGAGATAG
- the LOC105162958 gene encoding uncharacterized protein LOC105162958, whose amino-acid sequence MELFRSYSFFTILSESIKLLPKNGKLMALIAIFSAVLSSCFVLLLNYSLQSLVTDMMVTAQQSFMPDPSSFDIPADPNSFPPSDPSSFMPKTSLITNLFARLLALQTAFVLAVSIISFFSSVSTILVSAVSYSSKTLSLKDLFSGIWTTWTRPLITSLYVSGLAIGYFVVVAMLAAPLLMYSSRVTFCVAVLLGITASILYLYLFVPWALAVVVSVVEGCYGMKALAKSAALVKGKRVQGFLLNVSLNVMILIIFEVYRVTLGHKGLMNATMYVLFLVSVASFAKIFIVAAYTVLYFHCKKHHGEEIELHERSFYQYAKLPTTQ is encoded by the coding sequence ATGGAACTCTTCAGATCATACAGTTTCTTCACTATTCTAAGCGAATCCATCAAACTTCTTCCTAAGAATGGGAAACTCATGGCACTCATAGCGATATTTTCAGCAGTTTTATCATCGTGTTTCGTTTTGTTGCTCAACTACTCCCTCCAATCCCTGGTGACCGACATGATGGTTACTGCCCAGCAATCATTCATGCCTGATCCTAGTTCATTCGATATCCCGGCAGATCCAAACTCGTTTCCTCCGTCTGACCCTAGCTCATTCATGCCCAAAACAAGCTTGATCACAAATTTATTCGCACGTCTTCTTGCACTTCAAACTGCTTTCGTTCTTGCAGTTTCCATCATCTCCTTCTTCTCTTCTGTTTCAACTATTCTAGTCTCAGCTGTGTCCTACAGTTCCAAGACGTTATCGCTAAAAGACCTCTTTTCAGGCATTTGGACAACATGGACACGGCCCCTCATCACTAGCTTATACGTGTCGGGACTAGCGATTGGCTACTTTGTCGTTGTTGCTATGCTGGCAGCTCCTCTCCTGATGTACTCAAGCCGTGTGACCTTCTGTGTGGCCGTCTTGCTCGGGATTACAGCTTCAATTCTCTACCTATACTTGTTCGTTCCTTGGGCTTTGGCCGTCGTGGTTTCAGTGGTGGAAGGTTGTTATGGGATGAAAGCACTTGCAAAGTCTGCAGCACTAGTTAAGGGCAAGAGGGTTCAAGGTTTCTTGCTCAACGTTTCTCTCAACGTTATGATTCTCATAATCTTCGAGGTTTACAGGGTGACATTAGGACACAAAGGGTTAATGAATGCGACGATGTATGTATTGTTTCTAGTGAGTGTTGCTTCTTTTGCAAAGATTTTCATAGTCGCAGCGTACACGGTTTTGTACTTCCATTGTAAGAAGCACCATGGGGAGGAGATCGAGCTACATGAGAGGTCCTTTTACCAGTACGCTAAACTGCCAACCACACAGTAA
- the LOC110012001 gene encoding uncharacterized protein LOC110012001 translates to MELFGSYSFFTISRESIELLPKNGKLKVFLAVFSAVLSSCFVLLFKYSLQSLVADMFVAAQQSVMSEPFVLDISFTPTTGLMITGQIGHLEDDFVRLLKLQISFVLYVAIISFFSVVSTILHSAMSYSSKPLMLKDLFSSIWTTWTRPLIAILYASRLAIECVVLVVILATPLLMYPICVIFWATIFLRITASIFYLYLSVAWALAVVVSVVEEGCYGMEALGKPAALAKGKRVQAFLLSVSFNVVVYVILAAYKMILGHKGLINPTMHALFVVSVASFTMIFLVIAYMVLYFHCKGQRIELHGSFFLPVR, encoded by the coding sequence ATGGAACTCTTCGGATCATACAGTTTCTTCACTATTTCAAGGGAATCGATTGAACTTCTTCCCAAGAATGGGAAACTCAAGGTATTCTTAGCTGTGTTTTCGGCAGTTTTATCAtcgtgttttgttttgttgttcaAATACTCCCTCCAATCCCTGGTGGCCGACATGTTCGTTGCTGCCCAGCAGTCAGTCATGTCTGAGCCTTTTGTCTTAGATATCTCGTTCACGCCCACAACAGGCTTGATGATCACGGGCCAGATTGGCCATCTGGAAGATGATTTCGTACGTCTTCTTAAACTTCAAATATCTTTTGTTCTTTATGTGGCCATCATCTCCTTCTTCTCAGTCGTTTCAACGATTCTACACTCAGCCATGTCCTACAGTTCCAAGCCGTTAATGCTAAAAGACCTGTTTTCAAGCATTTGGACAACATGGACACGGCCCCTCATCGCTATTCTATATGCATCACGACTAGCGATTGAATGTGTCGTTCTTGTGGTTATACTCGCCACTCCTCTCCTGATGTACCCAATCTGTGTGATCTTTTGGGCTACCATTTTCCTCCGGATTACCGCTTCAATTTTCTACCTCTACTTGTCCGTTGCTTGGGCATTGGCCGTGGTGGTTTCAGTGGTGGAAGAAGGTTGTTACGGGATGGAAGCACTTGGAAAACCTGCAGCACTAGCTAAGGGCAAGAGAGTTCAAGCTTTCTTGCTCAGCGTCTCTTTCAACGTTGTGGTGTACGTCATCCTCGCGGCTTACAAGATGATATTAGGACACAAAGGGTTAATAAATCCGACGATGCATGCACTGTTTGTAGTGAGTGTGGCTTCTTTTACAATGATTTTCCTAGTCATAGCCTACATGGTTTTGTACTTCCATTGTAAGGGCCAGCGGATAGAGCTACACGGGAGTTTTTTCTTACCAGTACGCTAA
- the LOC105162871 gene encoding RING-H2 finger protein ATL56, with protein sequence MPAFTGENHRHAPPPYLSRSQRKLLLFFLKCVIMVVVISLFLFFLGFAAIVLLHFLFMSNTFHRRCTRLFHPTAAADDDTTVSTRAAEGSLHIQALLPDVTYSVAAFPGKSDCAICLDSFQEGDGCRNIPVCNHLFHAKCVDRWIRKKPTCPVCRTRVDLDPTRSPGSRTSGDDQWKRLWAANFEEGTSY encoded by the coding sequence ATGCCAGCTTTCACCGGAGAAAACCACCGCCATGCACCGCCGCCGTACCTCAGCCGGAGCCAGAGGAAActcctcctcttctttctGAAGTGCGTCATCATGGTGGTTGTAATAtccctcttcctcttcttcctcgGTTTCGCCGCCATCGTCCTCCTCCACTTCCTCTTCATGTCCAACACCTTCCACCGTCGCTGCACCCGTCTCTTCCACCCCACGGCAGCCGCTGATGACGACACAACGGTTTCCACCAGGGCCGCCGAGGGCTCCCTTCACATTCAGGCCCTTCTGCCTGACGTGACTTACAGCGTGGCCGCTTTTCCGGGGAAATCAGATTGTGCAATTTGCTTGGATTCTTTCCAAGAAGGAGATGGGTGTAGGAATATTCCGGTTTGTAATCACTTGTTTCACGCGAAATGTGTAGATAGGTGGATTAGGAAGAAGCCCACTTGCCCCGTCTGTCGAACCCGGGTGGATTTGGATCCGACAAGGTCACCAGGTTCGAGAACCAGCGGCGATGATCAATGGAAGAGGCTTTGGGCTGCTAATTTCGAGGAGGGCACTTCTTATTGA
- the LOC105162959 gene encoding cation/calcium exchanger 1-like (The sequence of the model RefSeq protein was modified relative to this genomic sequence to represent the inferred CDS: added 29 bases not found in genome assembly), with protein sequence MADQFFSKYPYATILLNLSFIFLVSCLLTAHFWTDPNPTSDHYKTADTETGCKGIQMLEIRQEKCSYVKSHEGCKTRGYIPYLHLFYCTFSPVLGYVSLSLWLILLFYLLADTASNYFCHSLVGLSKILKLSPTAAGISLLSLGNGAPDVFASIISFTGEGTADIGLNSVLGGAFFVSCVVTGIIGVSVGNDGARISRRGFTIHVGVLLLSLACLILIIAVGELSLCAALSFLSLYFIYALLVFACSEEKENENGLQDVEAPLCCYIDNEGHDGDDTAGRLPKDGKNGGVVSKILCILELPLYVPRRLTIPLVSEDKWSKPFAVSSVTLAPIALVLTWNSNSTKLRALEIGGSVGIVCGILAFRTIQSSNPPRKCIIFWLAEGFIMSVTWAYILAQELISLLVSLGYILGIDESLLGLTVLAWGNSVGDLVANVTMAQKGGTEGAQIAVSGSYAGPIFNTVVGLGLSLSFSAWSNYPASYALFVDQSVFVTVGFFMVGLIWAFVMLTKRKMVVDKYLGSGLLVIYLCFLSLQIARLLGLVEILVPNL encoded by the exons ATGGCAGATCAGTTCTTCTCCAAGTATCCATACGCAACGATCCTACTCAATTTGAGCTTCATTTTCCTCGTTTCTTGCCTGCTCACAGCCCATTTCTGGACTGACCCTAATCCGACATCAGATCATTACAAGACAGCTGATACAGAAACAGGTTGTAAAGGGATTCAAATGTTAGAAATCAGGCAAGAAAAATGCTCCTATGTGAAATCCCACGAAGGCTGCAAGACAAGAGGTTATATTCCCTATCTCCACCTCTTCTACTGCACATTCAGCCCTGTTCTTGGATACGTTTCACTATCCCTTTGGCTCATACTGCTCTTCTACTTATTAGCTGATACAGCGAGCAACTACTTCTGCCATTCCCTCGTCGGCCTGTCGAAGATTCTCAAACTCTCCCC TGGGAAATGGAGCACCCGATGTGTTTGCaagtataatttcttttacGGGAGAGGGAACTGCAGATATCGGCCTGAACAGCGTTCTAGGCGGTGCGTTCTTCGTGTCGTGCGTTGTCACTGGGATCATAGGCGTTTCTGTCGGAAACGATGGTGCAAGAATCAGCAGGCGTGGTTTCACAATCCATGTTGGCGTTCTACTATTGTCCCTTGCTTGCCTAATCTTGATCATCGCTGTTGGAGAACTTAGTCTGTGCGCTGCTCTGTCTTTCCTTTCTCTCTACTTCATATACGCCTTGCTCGTTTTCGCATGTTCTGAAGAGAAAGAGAATGAAAACGGATTGCAGGACGTAGAGGCGCCACTATGCTGTTATATAGATAACGAAGGCCATGATGGGGACGATACGGCCGGACGTCTGCCGAAGGACGGAAAGAACGGTGGAGTTGTGAGCAAAATCTTGTGCATTTTAGAGTTGCCACTTTACGTGCCAAGAAGGCTGACTATTCCACTTGTTTCCGAGGATAAATGGTCTAAACCATTTGCAGTTTCATCAGTGACCTTGGCTCCTATTGCATTGGTTCTAACATGGAATTCCAACAGCACAAAATTGCGAGCTCTTGAGATTGGTGGATCAGTTGGGATTGTATGTGGGATTCTTGCATTTCGCACAATTCAGAGCTCTAATCCACCAAGAAAATGTATAATCTTTTGGCTGGCTGAGGGGTTTATAATGAGTGTGACTTGGGCTTACATCTTGGCCCAAGAATTGATTTCTCTGCTGGTTTCATTGGGCTATATTCTTGGAATAGATGAATCCTTGCTGGGCCTGACAGTTCTTGCATGGGGGAATTCAGTAGGTGACTTGGTTGCAAATGTTACCATGGCCCAGAAAGGTGGGACGGAAGGGGCCCAAATTGCTGTTTCTGGGTCCTATGCAGGGCCCATATTCAATACTGTTGTGGGCTTGGGCTTGTCATTAAGTTTCTCAGCTTGGAGCAATTATCCAGCTTCATATGCACTGTTTGTGGACCAATCTGTTTTTGTTACAGTTGGGTTTTTCATGGTGGGCTTAATTTGGGCCTTTGTCATGCTTACAAAGAGAAAGATGGTGGTTGATAAGTATTTGGGAAGTGGGCTTTTGGTCATATACTTGTGCTTTTTGTCTTTACAAATAGCAAGGCTTTTAGGCCTTGTGGAAATTCTTGTGcccaatttataa
- the LOC105162873 gene encoding probable E3 ubiquitin-protein ligase XBOS32 isoform X1, whose translation MRFLSLVGNSFGCSSSGERLVSAARDGDLQEAKALLEYNPRLVRYSTFGVRNSPLHYSAAQGHYEVVSLLLESGVDINLRNYRGQTALMQACQYGHWEVVQILVLLKANIDSTDYLNGGTALHLAALNGHARCIRLLLADHIPSIPNVSTILRKKLKNDESVSEFDWRALAEIVNGTADGGVTALHMAALNGHAETVHLLLDLGASVSATTVDDGTTFDLIGAGSTPLHYAACGGNAQCCQLLIAKGAGLTIENSNGWTPLMVARSWHRDCLEDILSQQQGSQRRLSPSPYLCLPLKSIVDIASVILLYDIFRECGWGGDDSSSACSDPCVVCLERKCTVAAEGCRHEFCTHCALYLCSTNSTSIVAHAPAGSISCPLCRHGIVSFVKLPGTKPVVKEMARTRSLTFCTCSAEVTDPNTLETAVCKPGISCARLPQFGSSFQPVTCQNFPAVKFNPSLCLGAPDASPALVGRSVESSSGKDLVRCSRLSFRRSASQNEGRRWLCSFSPSVPTERSC comes from the exons ATGAGATTTTTGAGTCTTGTGGGCAACTCTTTTGGATGTTCGTCATCTGGGGAGCGTCTGGTTTCTGCAGCAAGAGATGGGGATCTTCAAGAAGCTAAGGCTTTGTTGGAGTACAATCCTCGTCTTGTGAGGTATTCAACTTTTGGTGTTCGCAATTCTCCTTTGCATTATTCTGCAGCTCAAGGTCATTATGAG GTTGTCTCATTATTGCTTGAGTCTGGAGTTGATATTAATCTCAGGAACTATCGTGGACAG ACTGCCTTGATGCAAGCTTGCCAATATGGTCACTGGGAGGTTGTTCAGATTTTGGTGCTACTTAAGGCCAAT ATTGACAGTACAGATTATCTGAATGGAGGAACTGCGCTCCACTTAGCTGCTCTAAATGGCCATGCCCGGTGCATTCGGCTTCTCCTTGCTGATCACATTCCCAGCATTCCTAATGTTTCCACTATCttaaggaagaaattgaaaaatgatgaatctGTTTCAGAGTTTGATTGGCg TGCACTTGCTGAGATAGTCAATGGAACTGCTGATGGTGGCGTTACTGCCCTTCATATGGCTGCACTAAATGGGCACGCTGAAACTGTTCACCTCCTTCTGGATCTCGGGGCCTCTGTATCTGCTACCACAGTGGATGATGGGACTACTTTCGATTTAATAG GTGCTGGCAGCACTCCCCTTCATTATGCCGCATGCGGTGGTAATGCACAGTGTTGCCAG CTTTTAATAGCAAAGGGTGCAGGTCTgacaatagaaaattcaaatgg ATGGACTCCCTTGATGGTCGCTCGTTCATGGCATAGAGATTGTCTAGAGGACATTCTTAGCCAACAACAAGGAAGCCAGCGAAGACTCAGTCCTTCACCCTATTTATGTCTTCCACTTAAGAGCATTGTTGATATTGCCAG TGTTATCCTTCTCTATGACATTTTCAGAGAATGTGGATGGGGAGGCGATGATTCGTCATCTGCGTGCTCGGACCCGTGTGTCGTTTGCTTGGAGAGAAAATGCACAGTTGCTGCAGAAG GTTGTCGCCATGAGTTCTGCACTCACTGTGCTTTATATCTATGCTCGACAAACAGCACGTCGATAGTGGCTCATGCTCCAGCAGGCTCGATCTCGTGTCCCCTATGCCGCCACGGAATAGTTTCTTTTGTTAAGCTTCCAGGCACAAAACCGGTAGTTAAAGAAATGGCAAGAACGAGATCGTTAACCTTCTGTACTTGCTCAGCTGAGGTTACAGATCCCAACACCCTGGAAACAGCAGTGTGCAAGCCCGGTATCTCATGTGCACGACTTCCGCAGTTTGGTTCTTCGTTCCAACCCGTAACCTGCCAAAACTTTCCGGCTGTTAAATTCAATCCCAGCCTTTGTTTGGGAGCCCCGGATGCCAGTCCTGCCTTGGTAGGAAGATCTGTCGAATCCAGTTCCGGGAAAGACTTGGTTAGATGTTCGAGGTTAAGCTTTAGGCGCTCGGCTTCACAGAATGAGGGCCGGAGATGGTTGTGTTCCTTTAGTCCATCCGTGCCAACCGAAAGAAGCTGCTGA
- the LOC105162873 gene encoding probable E3 ubiquitin-protein ligase XBOS32 isoform X2, producing MRFLSLVGNSFGCSSSGERLVSAARDGDLQEAKALLEYNPRLVRYSTFGVRNSPLHYSAAQGHYEVVSLLLESGVDINLRNYRGQTALMQACQYGHWEVVQILVLLKANIDSTDYLNGGTALHLAALNGHARCIRLLLADHIPSIPNVSTILRKKLKNDESVSEFDWRALAEIVNGTADGGVTALHMAALNGHAETVHLLLDLGASVSATTVDDGTTFDLIGAGSTPLHYAACGGNAQCCQLLIAKGAGLTIENSNGWTPLMVARSWHRDCLEDILSQQQGSQRRLSPSPYLCLPLKSIVDIARECGWGGDDSSSACSDPCVVCLERKCTVAAEGCRHEFCTHCALYLCSTNSTSIVAHAPAGSISCPLCRHGIVSFVKLPGTKPVVKEMARTRSLTFCTCSAEVTDPNTLETAVCKPGISCARLPQFGSSFQPVTCQNFPAVKFNPSLCLGAPDASPALVGRSVESSSGKDLVRCSRLSFRRSASQNEGRRWLCSFSPSVPTERSC from the exons ATGAGATTTTTGAGTCTTGTGGGCAACTCTTTTGGATGTTCGTCATCTGGGGAGCGTCTGGTTTCTGCAGCAAGAGATGGGGATCTTCAAGAAGCTAAGGCTTTGTTGGAGTACAATCCTCGTCTTGTGAGGTATTCAACTTTTGGTGTTCGCAATTCTCCTTTGCATTATTCTGCAGCTCAAGGTCATTATGAG GTTGTCTCATTATTGCTTGAGTCTGGAGTTGATATTAATCTCAGGAACTATCGTGGACAG ACTGCCTTGATGCAAGCTTGCCAATATGGTCACTGGGAGGTTGTTCAGATTTTGGTGCTACTTAAGGCCAAT ATTGACAGTACAGATTATCTGAATGGAGGAACTGCGCTCCACTTAGCTGCTCTAAATGGCCATGCCCGGTGCATTCGGCTTCTCCTTGCTGATCACATTCCCAGCATTCCTAATGTTTCCACTATCttaaggaagaaattgaaaaatgatgaatctGTTTCAGAGTTTGATTGGCg TGCACTTGCTGAGATAGTCAATGGAACTGCTGATGGTGGCGTTACTGCCCTTCATATGGCTGCACTAAATGGGCACGCTGAAACTGTTCACCTCCTTCTGGATCTCGGGGCCTCTGTATCTGCTACCACAGTGGATGATGGGACTACTTTCGATTTAATAG GTGCTGGCAGCACTCCCCTTCATTATGCCGCATGCGGTGGTAATGCACAGTGTTGCCAG CTTTTAATAGCAAAGGGTGCAGGTCTgacaatagaaaattcaaatgg ATGGACTCCCTTGATGGTCGCTCGTTCATGGCATAGAGATTGTCTAGAGGACATTCTTAGCCAACAACAAGGAAGCCAGCGAAGACTCAGTCCTTCACCCTATTTATGTCTTCCACTTAAGAGCATTGTTGATATTGCCAG AGAATGTGGATGGGGAGGCGATGATTCGTCATCTGCGTGCTCGGACCCGTGTGTCGTTTGCTTGGAGAGAAAATGCACAGTTGCTGCAGAAG GTTGTCGCCATGAGTTCTGCACTCACTGTGCTTTATATCTATGCTCGACAAACAGCACGTCGATAGTGGCTCATGCTCCAGCAGGCTCGATCTCGTGTCCCCTATGCCGCCACGGAATAGTTTCTTTTGTTAAGCTTCCAGGCACAAAACCGGTAGTTAAAGAAATGGCAAGAACGAGATCGTTAACCTTCTGTACTTGCTCAGCTGAGGTTACAGATCCCAACACCCTGGAAACAGCAGTGTGCAAGCCCGGTATCTCATGTGCACGACTTCCGCAGTTTGGTTCTTCGTTCCAACCCGTAACCTGCCAAAACTTTCCGGCTGTTAAATTCAATCCCAGCCTTTGTTTGGGAGCCCCGGATGCCAGTCCTGCCTTGGTAGGAAGATCTGTCGAATCCAGTTCCGGGAAAGACTTGGTTAGATGTTCGAGGTTAAGCTTTAGGCGCTCGGCTTCACAGAATGAGGGCCGGAGATGGTTGTGTTCCTTTAGTCCATCCGTGCCAACCGAAAGAAGCTGCTGA